ATTGCATGGGGGACGTTCCTCTGCTCCGCTATCGCTTTTATTGGTTTCTTCACAAGGAGCCTATTCCTAAAATAATGATCGAAATCATCGCCGGCCTTTGTGTCACCTATTCTTTGCTGTTCCTGCTATCTATCGTCCTCAAGGACAACTCGATAGCTGATGTCTTCTGGGGGATGGGCTTTTTGCAGGTTGCGCTCCACGCCATCTATCGCTCGGAGACGAGAACGCCTTCCCAGGTGCTGTTTACCATCCTTGTTGCGCTGTGGGCTATGCGGATTGTTTCCTATATACTTTCAAAAAAGTGGATAAAAAAAGACGAAGATCCGCGCTATGCCAGGTGGCGTGAGCAATGGCAGCACTTTTATCTTCGCTCATTTTTCCAGATCTATGTGCTCCAGGGAGTGCTGGTAATGATCATCGCCATCCCGATTTTTCTCGTCAATAGCGCACCTCCTCCACTGGGTCTGGTCACCGCCGCCGGCACTGCTGTCGCGCTCTTCGGCCTGCTCTATGAGACGATCGGCGACCTGCAACTGCGCTCATTCATCAAGACCAGGGAGAAAGGGCAGATCATGACCCGGGGACTATGGAAATACTCCCGCCACCCAAATTATTTCGGCGAGAGCGCATTCTGGCTGGGCGCGAGTATCGTGGCGGCACAGGTTTCCTTATGGGCGTTCATAAGTTGGCTTCTGATCACCTTTCTGCTCCGATATGTCTCGGGGGTGCCGCCCGCGGAAGAACGATATGCAGACAACCAGGCATTTCAGGCTTATAAACGGGAGACTCCTGCGATGATACCCAGGTTTTTCAAATGAAGAGCCTCGTGCCCCTCTCAGGCCTTGTGGTTTATTCCGGGATTCTCATTCTTGAGAGATTGCAGATCATCCCGGACCCGGCATTCTTTTTACGGGTGCTGGACAGCGCTTACCAGGAATGGTCATTCCTGCTGCTGTTCCTGGTGATTTTGATCGAGAGCATCGCTATATGTCGGTTTTTATTTTCCGGGCCAGCTTTTCGCGGTGCTCATCGTACTGCTTAACGATTTTACCTGGGGCAATGTGATCGTACTGACCATGGTCTCCATTGTCGCGGTGACTATCTCTGCTGCACTCAATTACCTGCTCGGCTCATTGCGAGAGACGAAACAGAGGGACTTCCGGATCAAGGAGTTGTTGCTCGCCATGCTGCATATCAACCTGTTGGCCCTCTACATGTTTCAGCTCGGGGTCTCGCGTTCCCACAAGAAGGTAATCCTCTATGCCGGCCTGCTGAACATCCCGTATTACCTACTTCTCATCGCAGGAACATTCCTCATCCGCGACCAGATCATGATCATCACGGAAGACTCCTATTTCCTGTTCTTCCTGCTCTGTGTGTGGACTATTTTCACCGTCATCCTCGACATCAGGGAGCGTAGAAACAAGCGACGGGTGCGACCCATAAAATAACCACCAACTAGAAAGAGCGCCATGAAACTTGCAATCGTCGGATCCGGCATTTCAGCAATGACCTGCGCACACTACCTCAAAGGGAAGTACGACATCTCGATCTTCGAGAAAAACGACTACCTCGGCGGTCACACCCACACGCATCGCATGGACGGCTTTACCCTCGACACGGGATTCATAGTTTTCAATCTTCACACTTATCCGAATTTGCTCAAAATGTTCGAAGAGCTCGGTATAGAGCGCCGGAAAAGCGACATGTCTTTTGCTGTCCACAATCTTCGAACCGGCCTCCAATACACAGGGTATAAGCCCTTTGCGCAAAGGAGGAACCTCCTGTCGCCCAGGCACTGGAAATTCCTGCGCGAAATCCAGACATTCTTCAGGGTCGGCCAGAGGGATCTGCAAAAGAATAATCCAGAATCGATCAGGGAATACTGCAAAAAGAACGGACTCTCCGATTACTTCCTCGAAAACTTCATTGTGCCGTTGTCCTCCGCTATCTGGTCAACCCCCGATACCAAGGAGTTTCCCATCGGGCTGCTCCTGCCTTTTTTCCACAACCACGGGTTGCTGAGTGCCCGCAAAAAATTCCAGTGGTACACGGTCAAGGGAGGGTCCGACACCTATACCAA
This portion of the Syntrophotalea acetylenica genome encodes:
- a CDS encoding DUF1295 domain-containing protein yields the protein MIEIIAGLCVTYSLLFLLSIVLKDNSIADVFWGMGFLQVALHAIYRSETRTPSQVLFTILVALWAMRIVSYILSKKWIKKDEDPRYARWREQWQHFYLRSFFQIYVLQGVLVMIIAIPIFLVNSAPPPLGLVTAAGTAVALFGLLYETIGDLQLRSFIKTREKGQIMTRGLWKYSRHPNYFGESAFWLGASIVAAQVSLWAFISWLLITFLLRYVSGVPPAEERYADNQAFQAYKRETPAMIPRFFK
- a CDS encoding NAD(P)/FAD-dependent oxidoreductase; the encoded protein is MKLAIVGSGISAMTCAHYLKGKYDISIFEKNDYLGGHTHTHRMDGFTLDTGFIVFNLHTYPNLLKMFEELGIERRKSDMSFAVHNLRTGLQYTGYKPFAQRRNLLSPRHWKFLREIQTFFRVGQRDLQKNNPESIREYCKKNGLSDYFLENFIVPLSSAIWSTPDTKEFPIGLLLPFFHNHGLLSARKKFQWYTVKGGSDTYTKKIAAGLDIHLNEPVLSVKEGSAMQLETARQAYVFDYVILACHSDESLAIAKGLPEKKQELLSKFRYNKNLAVLHCDEAVMPPVRDVWSSWNHIIDGEKTSTVYWLNMLQGPKTPTNYFVSINPFQKIREDKIIRTIQYDHPLFTIENFELQKRLQELNEDTRIFFAGAYFRHGFHEDGCKSGMDVVRRLQ